A region of Streptomyces sp. TG1A-60 DNA encodes the following proteins:
- a CDS encoding DUF4192 domain-containing protein, which translates to MTNHSEAAGTSGNSDISGQNGCGRAGEPPAYLGHGATAGPREEHQVTLRTPAELADALPYLLGYRPEDSIVLVALHERDTRGRFGGRARLGIPAQTDDWPSVAQQLAHGLVTGSERRGAKPESMVAFLCQDPASGESARDVMERLRPLAQLLRRACGSLDVPVVEALCISDGRFWSYCCPSAECCSAEGQAMGLPGTSVLAAAATYAGLQVRGTLKEMRARLLPWETAAALQQEDALDTAQSALIPRILDAESRADVAEGTLSVARRVLGRLADSPTVSNTLDADLQDDELVGHDDAALLILGLQDRATRDRAAEWMEGDEAGPALRLWRALARRCVGPYGEHAAAPLTLAGWVAWSSGDELEAREALAMALAADPDYLFARLLHQACNEGLDPESIRRCLRAERRGRDLATAVEGIDSEPSPDQSPGVAPATDQPCTVTGSRRRRKHRPEASPAALTTRRAPGTVHARRSCSAGVRAPADRRPGRAADGASSRTRGRRSGGGKAAEGKT; encoded by the coding sequence ATGACGAATCACAGCGAAGCGGCCGGGACCTCCGGCAACAGTGACATCAGCGGGCAGAACGGATGTGGGCGAGCCGGCGAGCCCCCCGCCTATCTGGGACACGGGGCGACCGCCGGGCCTCGCGAGGAACACCAGGTCACCCTCCGCACACCGGCCGAGCTCGCGGACGCCCTGCCGTACTTGCTCGGATACCGCCCAGAGGACAGCATCGTCCTCGTCGCGCTGCACGAGCGCGACACCCGCGGACGGTTCGGCGGGCGCGCCCGGCTCGGCATCCCGGCCCAGACGGACGACTGGCCCTCCGTGGCCCAACAGCTGGCCCACGGCCTGGTGACCGGAAGTGAGCGGCGGGGCGCCAAGCCGGAGAGCATGGTCGCCTTCCTCTGCCAGGACCCGGCGAGCGGTGAGTCGGCGCGCGACGTCATGGAACGCCTGCGGCCACTCGCCCAGCTGCTGCGCAGGGCATGCGGCAGTCTCGACGTGCCGGTGGTGGAGGCGCTGTGCATCTCCGACGGCCGCTTCTGGTCGTACTGCTGTCCCAGCGCCGAATGCTGCTCAGCCGAGGGACAGGCGATGGGGCTGCCGGGCACCTCCGTGCTGGCCGCCGCCGCGACCTACGCCGGCCTTCAGGTGCGCGGCACTCTGAAGGAGATGCGGGCCCGGCTCCTGCCATGGGAGACCGCAGCGGCTCTGCAGCAGGAGGACGCCCTCGACACCGCCCAGTCCGCCCTCATTCCACGGATCCTGGACGCGGAGAGCCGCGCGGACGTGGCGGAGGGGACGCTCTCGGTGGCCCGACGCGTCCTGGGACGTTTGGCGGACAGTCCGACCGTGTCGAACACGCTGGACGCGGATCTCCAAGACGACGAGCTCGTGGGGCACGACGACGCAGCCCTCCTGATTCTCGGACTCCAGGACCGGGCCACCCGTGATCGCGCCGCCGAATGGATGGAGGGCGACGAAGCCGGTCCGGCCCTCCGCCTCTGGCGTGCCCTGGCCCGGCGCTGCGTCGGACCCTACGGGGAGCACGCAGCCGCGCCGCTCACACTGGCCGGCTGGGTCGCCTGGTCCTCCGGCGACGAGCTGGAGGCCCGCGAAGCCCTGGCCATGGCCCTCGCCGCAGACCCCGACTACCTGTTCGCCCGCCTGCTCCACCAGGCATGCAACGAAGGTCTGGACCCCGAGTCCATTCGCCGCTGCCTGCGCGCGGAGCGCAGGGGACGCGACCTGGCGACGGCCGTCGAGGGCATCGACAGCGAACCGAGCCCGGACCAGTCTCCCGGCGTGGCACCGGCCACGGACCAGCCTTGTACCGTCACAGGATCCCGCCGTCGGCGCAAGCACCGCCCAGAGGCAAGCCCCGCCGCCCTCACCACCCGGCGAGCCCCTGGCACGGTTCACGCCCGCCGCTCGTGTTCCGCCGGCGTCCGCGCACCCGCCGACCGGCGGCCGGGGCGCGCGGCCGACGGCGCGAGCAGTCGGACACGGGGCCGCCGCAGTGGGGGAGGGAAAGCCGCGGAGGGGAAGACGTGA
- a CDS encoding DUF3962 domain-containing protein: MAAKYRDTSRAAYLLKPDATPWTARYRALPFPEQWHSSILELCNLGRDPEADPYRTAPVARFNGVLQSLAPELIVRGRPRDPLQQAEDFWLYAPHDVPHPLPGDTLDRLNGSWLQDIRAEPEHYRAVLDTHTALRACPPQWQDVTVDLLGCPTTDGGTAAPRDRQYQLATDALARRILALGPYEHSAGSLHFRAVPRGPRQQGAELLSQPLSHVVKGREWWFSVVINISLHSVPLDPRPRLHLHTGVRRWATRLDAKKQRLRLPYGRDTSVYLLPGIPWLPGTPTSDRYAVARLTWDRGTQGYAWKNNGPAQILGRLALNRPFPDPDSLLTEPEEWIGDGDGTRASVVHSTHMGAHGIGTGLMSHQRSQIVEWAEQALPEQMRRVPSLSRASAGSSAPANARPKPKAAEKAAEAEREALARRTALAVAARINEGQDLSEAVEGSGDVAVVEARLLWQSPSFRDAAIEAVADVLGLDGDGGRPAPVNAEEAYELAAPGSPVVLEWKSPELTLRLRCLRTTGGITDTLGIDPKARPRGKALETGINTRRKAVEEFLTKDGADPLCPSFALVEIDRRQDFAHRLDDPKYALRLGCADAGALTQFALVPKKAKGHNTEKNLLHRVHSGWEDALRQYGVRVLPEHTLGEALPADLRYVATYMVKRRKDGPTRLPRHTPVAVMVTPLAPGSGLAAVAGWDERTGRWIPYPSFLLGLVKTAEIPEVSEPAGADTAPVSEASAFVPRQRSKYRIWHQNMDQQRKATARYLQKMIRSLRGRPTVLLTHSQNSRLHWPWLQDGQTERDLIKTGHAQPAGLDPDLRLVRVRTAAGRETPQWWGNAAPGEVNGLPQGLWTEDEDAIRSSGRIFYSTTPKAGTFRDSAVEADKIAPRPLRQGPNKGKPTIDTHIPAWNPGLVEIAVLGCHPDAGDSPEALALAVHQLRQAPDYLDALSLPLPLHLASLAQHYVLPTVAEGEDEADETSPEESAADKAESTVDGQRVVAALGLITEEADTEPVDVDPEYAQGPGLAQAPEDEQLALFS, from the coding sequence ATGGCCGCCAAATACCGTGACACCAGCCGGGCCGCTTACCTCCTCAAGCCCGACGCCACCCCCTGGACCGCCCGATACCGCGCGCTGCCCTTCCCCGAGCAGTGGCACTCGAGCATCCTGGAGCTCTGCAACCTCGGACGCGACCCCGAAGCCGACCCTTACCGCACCGCGCCCGTCGCCCGCTTCAACGGAGTACTACAGAGCCTTGCCCCCGAACTGATCGTCCGGGGACGCCCCCGCGACCCTCTCCAGCAGGCCGAGGACTTCTGGCTCTACGCTCCGCACGACGTCCCCCACCCCCTGCCGGGTGACACCCTTGACCGGCTGAATGGCTCCTGGCTCCAGGACATCCGTGCCGAGCCCGAGCACTACCGCGCCGTCCTGGACACGCACACGGCACTGCGCGCCTGCCCGCCGCAGTGGCAGGACGTCACCGTCGACCTACTCGGCTGCCCCACGACCGACGGCGGAACCGCAGCCCCGCGCGACCGGCAGTACCAGCTCGCGACCGATGCTCTGGCCCGGCGCATCCTCGCTCTCGGCCCCTACGAGCACAGCGCCGGCAGCCTGCACTTCCGCGCCGTGCCGCGAGGACCGCGCCAGCAGGGGGCGGAGCTCCTCTCGCAGCCCCTCTCGCACGTGGTCAAGGGGCGCGAGTGGTGGTTCTCCGTCGTGATCAACATTTCGCTGCACTCCGTCCCCCTCGACCCTCGCCCGCGTCTCCACCTGCACACCGGAGTGCGCCGCTGGGCGACTCGCCTCGATGCGAAGAAGCAGCGGCTGCGGCTGCCGTACGGCCGCGACACCTCCGTATATCTGCTGCCGGGCATCCCCTGGCTGCCCGGCACACCCACCAGCGACCGCTACGCGGTGGCGCGTCTGACTTGGGACCGCGGGACTCAGGGCTACGCCTGGAAGAACAACGGACCCGCCCAGATCCTGGGCAGGCTGGCACTCAACCGCCCCTTCCCCGACCCGGACAGCCTGCTCACCGAACCCGAGGAATGGATCGGCGACGGGGACGGCACCCGAGCCTCGGTTGTCCACAGCACACACATGGGTGCCCATGGCATCGGCACCGGCCTCATGTCGCACCAGCGTTCACAGATCGTCGAATGGGCCGAACAAGCGCTGCCCGAGCAGATGCGCCGGGTCCCCTCCCTCAGCCGGGCGAGCGCCGGCTCCAGCGCCCCCGCCAACGCCCGTCCCAAGCCCAAGGCGGCCGAGAAGGCCGCCGAAGCGGAACGTGAAGCCCTTGCTCGCCGGACTGCACTAGCGGTGGCAGCCAGGATCAACGAGGGCCAGGACCTCTCTGAAGCGGTTGAAGGGAGCGGAGACGTGGCGGTCGTCGAGGCTCGACTGTTGTGGCAGAGTCCCTCCTTCCGGGATGCGGCCATCGAGGCCGTCGCCGATGTCCTCGGGCTGGACGGTGACGGCGGCCGACCGGCGCCCGTCAACGCCGAGGAGGCATACGAGCTGGCTGCGCCCGGAAGCCCGGTCGTCCTCGAATGGAAATCCCCGGAACTGACCCTTCGCCTTCGCTGCCTGCGCACCACAGGTGGCATCACCGACACCCTGGGCATCGACCCCAAAGCGCGCCCGAGGGGTAAGGCCCTGGAGACGGGCATCAACACTCGGCGGAAGGCGGTCGAGGAGTTCCTCACCAAGGATGGCGCCGACCCGCTCTGCCCTAGCTTCGCACTCGTGGAGATCGACCGCCGTCAGGACTTCGCCCACCGCCTGGACGACCCCAAGTACGCCCTCCGCCTGGGCTGCGCGGATGCGGGCGCGCTCACACAGTTCGCTCTCGTCCCCAAGAAGGCCAAGGGGCACAACACCGAGAAGAACCTCTTGCACCGGGTCCACTCAGGATGGGAGGACGCCCTGCGCCAGTACGGCGTGCGCGTCCTGCCCGAGCACACGCTCGGCGAGGCGCTTCCCGCGGACCTGCGCTACGTCGCCACATACATGGTCAAGCGACGCAAGGACGGACCCACACGGCTTCCCCGCCACACCCCGGTGGCCGTCATGGTGACACCGCTCGCACCGGGCAGCGGCCTGGCCGCGGTCGCTGGCTGGGACGAGCGGACGGGACGCTGGATTCCCTACCCAAGCTTCCTCCTCGGCCTGGTCAAGACGGCCGAGATTCCTGAGGTGAGCGAACCCGCCGGGGCCGACACCGCCCCGGTCTCCGAAGCCTCTGCCTTCGTACCCCGACAGCGTTCGAAGTACCGCATCTGGCACCAGAACATGGACCAGCAGCGCAAGGCCACCGCCCGCTACCTCCAGAAGATGATCCGTTCTCTCCGCGGCCGGCCAACCGTCCTGCTGACTCATTCCCAGAACAGTCGGCTGCACTGGCCGTGGCTTCAGGACGGCCAAACCGAACGAGACCTGATCAAGACAGGACACGCGCAGCCGGCAGGGCTCGACCCCGACCTCCGGCTGGTCCGGGTACGTACCGCAGCGGGTCGGGAGACCCCCCAGTGGTGGGGTAACGCGGCTCCTGGCGAGGTTAACGGCCTGCCTCAGGGGCTGTGGACGGAAGACGAAGACGCGATCCGGTCCTCGGGGCGGATCTTCTACAGCACCACTCCCAAGGCGGGCACCTTCCGGGACTCCGCCGTCGAGGCCGACAAGATCGCTCCCCGCCCTCTGCGTCAGGGCCCCAACAAGGGCAAACCCACCATCGACACGCACATCCCCGCCTGGAACCCTGGGCTGGTGGAAATCGCGGTCCTGGGTTGCCACCCGGACGCCGGCGACTCGCCCGAAGCCCTTGCCCTTGCCGTGCACCAGCTCCGTCAGGCTCCCGACTACCTGGACGCACTCTCGCTGCCTCTACCTCTGCACCTGGCGAGCCTCGCCCAGCACTACGTTCTGCCAACGGTCGCCGAGGGAGAGGACGAGGCCGATGAGACCTCTCCGGAGGAGTCAGCTGCTGACAAGGCGGAGAGCACCGTTGATGGGCAGCGTGTAGTCGCGGCGCTGGGTTTGATCACTGAGGAGGCGGACACCGAACCGGTGGACGTGGATCCGGAATACGCGCAGGGTCCCGGTCTCGCGCAAGCCCCTGAGGACGAGCAGCTCGCGCTGTTCTCATGA
- a CDS encoding recombinase family protein: MSPLNGLPSARLPRFSRRTHRGNGSDVQNAHATAVVAARLRLERRALRAVDYLRVSTEEQAKGFGIAYSGKKTGAYIGQKGWEHVGTFVDEGVSGALEAHERPALRRLMEDARKAPRPFDIVVVNEGRAIGRTGRAFWKWVWELQEIGVFVAVVKRDYDNSTPEGESKMRKDADYAEDERDIIRERTQGGIQEKAEAGGYVGGKVPYGYRVVDGRLVLDECPDSRDCGAKHEACALRRGRSLFVALRDWGEAAVALNAEGSAKRDGRPWAGQSLRQQVLSPIVLEARQAFRGSSGVKRDHDGRPVNGDPVVIRLPPVFTRVEVAEVRAASRHPAHTPQKARVYPLTGRIVSPCGKRYIGGGTIGRVPAYRCQGRSEAYVGAPTCSCPYLAADPVEEQTWRQVRTFLSDADRLKAAAGDRTGLPAGQRDGLEERRAELDRQIRNQRRAVVIAIGVAAKEVAVRDLCLAESEKAVERAIVPLQAELDVMLASRRQMTARLAEAETAQVRSAQLIELAAMARRTLHHLPLEEQKKFLAAIDAKVTLLEPPRRGRKGQPCALAAWFTERQLPVPLLTDKGWATVEPMITHKPRSVSPRLVMTGILYKVRTGTPWSDLPALFGEPATLRTYSARWRQSDFWTKAIQALAAVESTALPALSELTMRIECTIEPQHLLNNRQSANTGKKTSWGDTAAKVFNLPVTLEC; the protein is encoded by the coding sequence GTGAGCCCTTTGAACGGCCTGCCATCTGCTCGCCTGCCGAGGTTTTCGCGACGCACCCATCGGGGTAACGGATCTGACGTGCAAAACGCTCATGCAACGGCTGTTGTGGCGGCCCGCCTGCGTTTGGAGCGGAGGGCGCTGCGGGCTGTGGACTACCTGCGCGTGTCCACTGAGGAGCAGGCCAAGGGCTTCGGCATCGCGTACTCGGGTAAGAAGACGGGCGCGTACATCGGTCAAAAGGGCTGGGAACACGTTGGAACCTTCGTAGATGAGGGCGTCTCAGGGGCGCTGGAGGCCCATGAACGTCCGGCTCTGCGGCGGCTGATGGAGGATGCGCGGAAGGCGCCGCGTCCCTTCGACATCGTCGTCGTCAACGAAGGTCGTGCTATCGGTCGTACCGGGCGCGCCTTTTGGAAGTGGGTCTGGGAGCTCCAGGAGATCGGCGTCTTCGTTGCCGTGGTCAAACGGGACTACGACAACAGCACTCCCGAAGGGGAGAGCAAGATGCGCAAGGACGCCGACTACGCCGAGGACGAGCGGGACATCATCCGCGAGCGCACCCAGGGCGGGATCCAGGAGAAGGCCGAGGCCGGAGGATACGTCGGCGGCAAGGTGCCCTACGGGTACCGCGTGGTCGATGGCCGCCTGGTCCTCGACGAGTGCCCCGACAGCAGAGACTGCGGGGCGAAGCATGAGGCGTGCGCCCTGCGCCGAGGGCGGTCGTTGTTCGTTGCGCTGCGTGACTGGGGCGAGGCGGCGGTTGCGCTGAACGCTGAGGGCTCTGCGAAGCGGGACGGTCGGCCGTGGGCTGGCCAGAGTCTGCGTCAACAGGTACTCAGCCCCATTGTGTTGGAGGCGCGGCAGGCGTTCAGGGGCTCAAGCGGGGTGAAGCGGGATCACGACGGCCGGCCTGTGAACGGAGATCCGGTGGTCATTCGTCTGCCTCCTGTCTTCACCCGCGTCGAGGTCGCGGAGGTCAGGGCCGCCAGCAGGCATCCGGCCCACACGCCGCAGAAGGCTCGTGTCTACCCCCTCACCGGCCGGATCGTCAGCCCCTGTGGCAAGCGCTATATCGGTGGCGGAACGATCGGCCGGGTTCCGGCGTACAGGTGTCAAGGGCGGAGCGAGGCATACGTCGGCGCGCCCACCTGCTCGTGCCCCTACCTGGCCGCCGACCCGGTCGAAGAACAGACGTGGCGACAGGTGAGGACGTTCCTCAGTGACGCCGACAGACTCAAGGCCGCGGCGGGTGACCGGACCGGGCTACCAGCCGGTCAGCGTGACGGACTCGAGGAACGCAGGGCGGAACTCGACCGGCAGATCAGGAACCAGAGGCGGGCTGTCGTCATTGCCATCGGCGTGGCCGCGAAGGAGGTGGCTGTGCGCGACCTGTGTCTGGCGGAGTCGGAGAAGGCCGTCGAGCGGGCGATCGTGCCTCTGCAGGCCGAACTTGACGTCATGCTCGCGTCCAGGAGGCAGATGACTGCCCGGCTGGCGGAAGCAGAGACGGCACAGGTGAGGTCTGCACAGCTGATTGAGCTGGCGGCCATGGCACGCCGGACTCTGCACCATCTTCCGCTAGAAGAGCAGAAGAAGTTCCTGGCCGCGATCGACGCCAAGGTGACCCTCCTGGAGCCCCCTCGACGCGGGCGTAAGGGGCAACCGTGCGCGCTGGCGGCATGGTTCACCGAGAGACAGCTACCAGTCCCGCTGTTGACCGACAAGGGATGGGCAACGGTCGAGCCCATGATCACCCATAAGCCCCGGAGCGTCAGCCCCCGGCTGGTGATGACAGGAATCCTCTACAAGGTTCGCACGGGCACCCCCTGGAGCGACCTCCCGGCGCTCTTTGGCGAACCAGCGACCCTGCGGACCTACTCGGCCCGCTGGCGCCAATCCGACTTCTGGACGAAGGCGATACAGGCCCTCGCGGCTGTCGAGAGCACAGCACTGCCTGCACTGTCCGAGCTGACCATGCGAATCGAGTGCACCATCGAGCCGCAGCATCTACTGAACAACAGACAGAGCGCGAACACGGGGAAGAAAACGTCTTGGGGTGACACGGCAGCCAAGGTGTTCAACTTACCAGTGACACTGGAGTGTTGA